A genomic segment from Neodiprion lecontei isolate iyNeoLeco1 chromosome 1, iyNeoLeco1.1, whole genome shotgun sequence encodes:
- the LOC124294742 gene encoding glucose dehydrogenase [FAD, quinone]-like isoform X3, with amino-acid sequence MEYNYISPETCNAGLLGPSLVNLYNVTSYYFFLSILETFVRRKQEIAQTCERITPIHTPDAEYDFIVVGGGAAGSVIAARLSENPFWKVLLIEAGPDEPVGLSIPGLGSVISRSSIEWGYQSINENYACLSSNGSCPIPAAKALGGGMAENAMIYLRGGPFIFDQWAAMGNEGWSWEDVLPFFKKSENNGDIDSVGREYHGTDGPLFVERFPSKPLLANVILEAAEEAGFGVSNDLNGNDNIGFAIVQTTSHHGARRSSAAAFLRPIRHRTNLHITLNSTCTRVIIENGQAVGVEYYKVGKFYTVRASKEVIVSAGAVGSPHLLLLSGVGPEEDLKYKGIDVVEDLPGVGCNFHDHMMYQVAFTVDEPDVYDSKWAALAEYIGFQTGPLSNSGLPQVAGALSSGITTPDLPDIHIVIAGYCNSFELCGMGALSNDGKREIVFSAGYEHPKCRGKISLASSDPFEYPSIWVNYLCDPNDVAGVVRAIEYSLELVDTPAIKAYNMTLAETPLEACSNYTFASTKYWECAVHHNAIGEYHISGSCKMGPSSDPLAVVDPRLRVYGIQGLRVADASIMPQVTIANTAASCVMIGERAAHMIKQDWNYTDAI; translated from the exons ATGGAGTACAACTACATCTCGCCGGAAACCTGCAATGCGGGCCTTCTGGGGCCGAGTCTGGTCAATTTGTATAATGTCACCTCGTACTATTTCTTTCTGTCGATTCTAGAGACATTTGTgagaagaaaacaagaaaTCGCTCAAACCTGCGAACGCATCACACCTATCCATACCCCGGATGCCGAGTATGACTTCATCGTAGTGGGAG GCGGAGCAGCCGGATCTGTCATCGCTGCAAGACTGAGTGAGAATCCGTTCTGGAAAGTTCTGCTTATTGAGGCAGGCCCGGACGAACCAGTAGGTCTATCCATCCCTGGTCTTGGTTCTGTTATATCTC GATCCTCTATCGAGTGGGGATACCAGTCGATAAACGAGAACTACGCCTGTCTCAGTTCGAATGGTAGCTGTCCGATCCCTGCAGCCAAAGCTCTCGGTGGAGGCATGGCGGAGAATGCAATGATATATCTACGCGGCGGCCCGTTCATATTCGATCAATGGGCTGCAATGGGTAACGAGGGATGGTCGTGGGAAGACGTCCTACCGTTTTTTAAAAAGTCCGAAAATAACGGTGATATCGATAGTGTTGGTCGAGAGTATCACGGCACGGATGGACCGCTTTTTGTCGAAAGATTTCCGTCCAAGCCACTCCTTGCAAATGTAATACTCGAGGCAGCCGAAGAAGCGGGTTTCGGCGTCAGCAATGACCTCAACGGAAATGATAATATTGGTTTCGCAATAGTTCAAACAACGAGCCACCACGGTGCGAGACGCAGCAGCGCCGCAGCGTTTCTACGGCCAATCAGACATCGCACTAATCTCCACATCACTCTGAACTCCACTTGCACGAGGGTCATAATCGAGAATGGACAAGCAGTTGGAGTTGAATATTACAAA GTTGGCAAATTCTACACGGTACGCGCATCCAAGGAAGTCATCGTTTCCGCAGGTGCGGTTGGGTCTCCCCATCTTCTACTGCTTTCTGGAGTTGGGCCGGAAGAAGATTTGAAATACAAGGGAATCGACGTGGTCGAAGATTTACCTGGCGTCGGCTGCAATTTCCATGATCATATGATGTACCAGGTTGCGTTCACCGTTGATGAGCCTGACGTCTACGACAGCAAGTGGGCTGCTCTTGCTGAGTACATCGGCTTTCAGACTGGGCCCTTGTCTAACAGCGGACTCCCTCAAGTGGCTGGCGCCCTATCATCCGGGATTACTACACCCGACCTTCCGGACATTCATATAGTCATTGCAGGTTATTGTAACAGTTTCGAACTATGTGGAATGGGCGCACTTAGCAATGACGGTAAACGCGAAATCGTGTTTTCGGCAGGTTACGAGCATCCGAAATGCAGAG GAAAAATCAGTCTGGCTTCATCGGATCCTTTTGAGTATCCTTCGATCTGGGTCAACTATCTCTGTGACCCTAACGACGTTGCTGGGGTTGTGAGAGCCATCGAGTATTCACTGGAATTGGTCGATACACCGGCCATAAAGGCCTACAACATGACCTTGGCCGAAACACCTCTCGAGGCCTGCTCAAATTACACTTTTGCTAGCACGAAATACTGGGAGTGCGCAGTTCATCACAATGCTATTGGGGAATACCACATCTCAGGCTCCTGCAAAATGGGTCCGTCATCGGACCCACTTGCCGTTGTCGACCCTCGGCTCCGAGTCTACGGAATACAGGGACTACGCGTGGCGGACGCTTCTATTATGCCGCAG GTGACTATCGCTAATACTGCAGCATCTTGCGTCATGATTGGAGAACGAGCTGCGCACATGATCAAGCAAGATTGGAATTATACGGATgcgatataa
- the LOC124294742 gene encoding glucose dehydrogenase [FAD, quinone]-like isoform X1: MLDMSNTPNICESQGSTSCCRITTSHIETAYSFLDGTRTNGTPNRLHRFLIAVLQMEYNYISPETCNAGLLGPSLVNLYNVTSYYFFLSILETFVRRKQEIAQTCERITPIHTPDAEYDFIVVGGGAAGSVIAARLSENPFWKVLLIEAGPDEPVGLSIPGLGSVISRSSIEWGYQSINENYACLSSNGSCPIPAAKALGGGMAENAMIYLRGGPFIFDQWAAMGNEGWSWEDVLPFFKKSENNGDIDSVGREYHGTDGPLFVERFPSKPLLANVILEAAEEAGFGVSNDLNGNDNIGFAIVQTTSHHGARRSSAAAFLRPIRHRTNLHITLNSTCTRVIIENGQAVGVEYYKVGKFYTVRASKEVIVSAGAVGSPHLLLLSGVGPEEDLKYKGIDVVEDLPGVGCNFHDHMMYQVAFTVDEPDVYDSKWAALAEYIGFQTGPLSNSGLPQVAGALSSGITTPDLPDIHIVIAGYCNSFELCGMGALSNDGKREIVFSAGYEHPKCRGKISLASSDPFEYPSIWVNYLCDPNDVAGVVRAIEYSLELVDTPAIKAYNMTLAETPLEACSNYTFASTKYWECAVHHNAIGEYHISGSCKMGPSSDPLAVVDPRLRVYGIQGLRVADASIMPQVTIANTAASCVMIGERAAHMIKQDWNYTDAI, encoded by the exons ATGTTGGACATGTCAAATACGCCAAACATATGCGAAAGTCAAGGGAGCACATCGTGCTGCCGTATAACTACGAGTCACATCGAAACAGCATATTCATTTCTGGACGGAACCAGAACGAACGGCACACCAAACCGTCTCCATAGATTTTTGATTGCAGTTCTAC AAATGGAGTACAACTACATCTCGCCGGAAACCTGCAATGCGGGCCTTCTGGGGCCGAGTCTGGTCAATTTGTATAATGTCACCTCGTACTATTTCTTTCTGTCGATTCTAGAGACATTTGTgagaagaaaacaagaaaTCGCTCAAACCTGCGAACGCATCACACCTATCCATACCCCGGATGCCGAGTATGACTTCATCGTAGTGGGAG GCGGAGCAGCCGGATCTGTCATCGCTGCAAGACTGAGTGAGAATCCGTTCTGGAAAGTTCTGCTTATTGAGGCAGGCCCGGACGAACCAGTAGGTCTATCCATCCCTGGTCTTGGTTCTGTTATATCTC GATCCTCTATCGAGTGGGGATACCAGTCGATAAACGAGAACTACGCCTGTCTCAGTTCGAATGGTAGCTGTCCGATCCCTGCAGCCAAAGCTCTCGGTGGAGGCATGGCGGAGAATGCAATGATATATCTACGCGGCGGCCCGTTCATATTCGATCAATGGGCTGCAATGGGTAACGAGGGATGGTCGTGGGAAGACGTCCTACCGTTTTTTAAAAAGTCCGAAAATAACGGTGATATCGATAGTGTTGGTCGAGAGTATCACGGCACGGATGGACCGCTTTTTGTCGAAAGATTTCCGTCCAAGCCACTCCTTGCAAATGTAATACTCGAGGCAGCCGAAGAAGCGGGTTTCGGCGTCAGCAATGACCTCAACGGAAATGATAATATTGGTTTCGCAATAGTTCAAACAACGAGCCACCACGGTGCGAGACGCAGCAGCGCCGCAGCGTTTCTACGGCCAATCAGACATCGCACTAATCTCCACATCACTCTGAACTCCACTTGCACGAGGGTCATAATCGAGAATGGACAAGCAGTTGGAGTTGAATATTACAAA GTTGGCAAATTCTACACGGTACGCGCATCCAAGGAAGTCATCGTTTCCGCAGGTGCGGTTGGGTCTCCCCATCTTCTACTGCTTTCTGGAGTTGGGCCGGAAGAAGATTTGAAATACAAGGGAATCGACGTGGTCGAAGATTTACCTGGCGTCGGCTGCAATTTCCATGATCATATGATGTACCAGGTTGCGTTCACCGTTGATGAGCCTGACGTCTACGACAGCAAGTGGGCTGCTCTTGCTGAGTACATCGGCTTTCAGACTGGGCCCTTGTCTAACAGCGGACTCCCTCAAGTGGCTGGCGCCCTATCATCCGGGATTACTACACCCGACCTTCCGGACATTCATATAGTCATTGCAGGTTATTGTAACAGTTTCGAACTATGTGGAATGGGCGCACTTAGCAATGACGGTAAACGCGAAATCGTGTTTTCGGCAGGTTACGAGCATCCGAAATGCAGAG GAAAAATCAGTCTGGCTTCATCGGATCCTTTTGAGTATCCTTCGATCTGGGTCAACTATCTCTGTGACCCTAACGACGTTGCTGGGGTTGTGAGAGCCATCGAGTATTCACTGGAATTGGTCGATACACCGGCCATAAAGGCCTACAACATGACCTTGGCCGAAACACCTCTCGAGGCCTGCTCAAATTACACTTTTGCTAGCACGAAATACTGGGAGTGCGCAGTTCATCACAATGCTATTGGGGAATACCACATCTCAGGCTCCTGCAAAATGGGTCCGTCATCGGACCCACTTGCCGTTGTCGACCCTCGGCTCCGAGTCTACGGAATACAGGGACTACGCGTGGCGGACGCTTCTATTATGCCGCAG GTGACTATCGCTAATACTGCAGCATCTTGCGTCATGATTGGAGAACGAGCTGCGCACATGATCAAGCAAGATTGGAATTATACGGATgcgatataa
- the LOC124294742 gene encoding glucose dehydrogenase [FAD, quinone]-like isoform X2 has product MLDMSNTPNICESQGSTSCCRITTSHIETAYSFLDGTRTNGTPNRLHRFLIAVLQTFVRRKQEIAQTCERITPIHTPDAEYDFIVVGGGAAGSVIAARLSENPFWKVLLIEAGPDEPVGLSIPGLGSVISRSSIEWGYQSINENYACLSSNGSCPIPAAKALGGGMAENAMIYLRGGPFIFDQWAAMGNEGWSWEDVLPFFKKSENNGDIDSVGREYHGTDGPLFVERFPSKPLLANVILEAAEEAGFGVSNDLNGNDNIGFAIVQTTSHHGARRSSAAAFLRPIRHRTNLHITLNSTCTRVIIENGQAVGVEYYKVGKFYTVRASKEVIVSAGAVGSPHLLLLSGVGPEEDLKYKGIDVVEDLPGVGCNFHDHMMYQVAFTVDEPDVYDSKWAALAEYIGFQTGPLSNSGLPQVAGALSSGITTPDLPDIHIVIAGYCNSFELCGMGALSNDGKREIVFSAGYEHPKCRGKISLASSDPFEYPSIWVNYLCDPNDVAGVVRAIEYSLELVDTPAIKAYNMTLAETPLEACSNYTFASTKYWECAVHHNAIGEYHISGSCKMGPSSDPLAVVDPRLRVYGIQGLRVADASIMPQVTIANTAASCVMIGERAAHMIKQDWNYTDAI; this is encoded by the exons ATGTTGGACATGTCAAATACGCCAAACATATGCGAAAGTCAAGGGAGCACATCGTGCTGCCGTATAACTACGAGTCACATCGAAACAGCATATTCATTTCTGGACGGAACCAGAACGAACGGCACACCAAACCGTCTCCATAGATTTTTGATTGCAGTTCTAC AGACATTTGTgagaagaaaacaagaaaTCGCTCAAACCTGCGAACGCATCACACCTATCCATACCCCGGATGCCGAGTATGACTTCATCGTAGTGGGAG GCGGAGCAGCCGGATCTGTCATCGCTGCAAGACTGAGTGAGAATCCGTTCTGGAAAGTTCTGCTTATTGAGGCAGGCCCGGACGAACCAGTAGGTCTATCCATCCCTGGTCTTGGTTCTGTTATATCTC GATCCTCTATCGAGTGGGGATACCAGTCGATAAACGAGAACTACGCCTGTCTCAGTTCGAATGGTAGCTGTCCGATCCCTGCAGCCAAAGCTCTCGGTGGAGGCATGGCGGAGAATGCAATGATATATCTACGCGGCGGCCCGTTCATATTCGATCAATGGGCTGCAATGGGTAACGAGGGATGGTCGTGGGAAGACGTCCTACCGTTTTTTAAAAAGTCCGAAAATAACGGTGATATCGATAGTGTTGGTCGAGAGTATCACGGCACGGATGGACCGCTTTTTGTCGAAAGATTTCCGTCCAAGCCACTCCTTGCAAATGTAATACTCGAGGCAGCCGAAGAAGCGGGTTTCGGCGTCAGCAATGACCTCAACGGAAATGATAATATTGGTTTCGCAATAGTTCAAACAACGAGCCACCACGGTGCGAGACGCAGCAGCGCCGCAGCGTTTCTACGGCCAATCAGACATCGCACTAATCTCCACATCACTCTGAACTCCACTTGCACGAGGGTCATAATCGAGAATGGACAAGCAGTTGGAGTTGAATATTACAAA GTTGGCAAATTCTACACGGTACGCGCATCCAAGGAAGTCATCGTTTCCGCAGGTGCGGTTGGGTCTCCCCATCTTCTACTGCTTTCTGGAGTTGGGCCGGAAGAAGATTTGAAATACAAGGGAATCGACGTGGTCGAAGATTTACCTGGCGTCGGCTGCAATTTCCATGATCATATGATGTACCAGGTTGCGTTCACCGTTGATGAGCCTGACGTCTACGACAGCAAGTGGGCTGCTCTTGCTGAGTACATCGGCTTTCAGACTGGGCCCTTGTCTAACAGCGGACTCCCTCAAGTGGCTGGCGCCCTATCATCCGGGATTACTACACCCGACCTTCCGGACATTCATATAGTCATTGCAGGTTATTGTAACAGTTTCGAACTATGTGGAATGGGCGCACTTAGCAATGACGGTAAACGCGAAATCGTGTTTTCGGCAGGTTACGAGCATCCGAAATGCAGAG GAAAAATCAGTCTGGCTTCATCGGATCCTTTTGAGTATCCTTCGATCTGGGTCAACTATCTCTGTGACCCTAACGACGTTGCTGGGGTTGTGAGAGCCATCGAGTATTCACTGGAATTGGTCGATACACCGGCCATAAAGGCCTACAACATGACCTTGGCCGAAACACCTCTCGAGGCCTGCTCAAATTACACTTTTGCTAGCACGAAATACTGGGAGTGCGCAGTTCATCACAATGCTATTGGGGAATACCACATCTCAGGCTCCTGCAAAATGGGTCCGTCATCGGACCCACTTGCCGTTGTCGACCCTCGGCTCCGAGTCTACGGAATACAGGGACTACGCGTGGCGGACGCTTCTATTATGCCGCAG GTGACTATCGCTAATACTGCAGCATCTTGCGTCATGATTGGAGAACGAGCTGCGCACATGATCAAGCAAGATTGGAATTATACGGATgcgatataa
- the LOC107227683 gene encoding putative uncharacterized protein DDB_G0286901, which yields MKTLICVAAFLVICEAGHPNLSFLRALVRGEDGVSRTDFPAYEDKCTKIRECISCSEAKVCLPNGEPIGTVNCSVWSPSTPFCDPENGLCTSEEPSSCAEKQRPFPCPPQDGTYPDPEDCGRFHYCVGGKDTTIVCPKKNVYDHSQGTCKLRRRLSDCVEFNCVHREGEDILYPEDDRIWATCAAGKAYIMGRCKEYERYDIALRKCSRICRAVENQPIEGECGSYIRCAEVGIGQLEPVRFPCPPGQGFDTGKKVCSPSVSCSASSGSEESNAGNEDGEKDEDDEVDAEAGGSRLLSFRINSSGNSNSNNNVSNGDDSTNGNLINGNGNGNNTNSGNVGSAGRSVIASRIINNSGSNNTDNSIENGDDRVGGNLVNGNNNGNSVNSENVGSGNQNRIASRIINNSGSNNVKNNVENGDDKVAGNLVNGNNNGNKESSGNVGTGNQNRMASRIINNSGSNNVKNNVENGDDKVAGNLVNGNNNGNKESSGNVGTGNQNRMASRIINNSGSNNVKNNVENGDDKVIGNVVNGNNNGNSEDSGNVGSGNQHKAEPRIIKNSGSNNWHNQVENGNGRVTGNLANGNNNGNNNNSGNVGTENRDRRSVLVRINNSGNENSVNNIVNGNDESNGNLINGNDNSGNSNDGNISSSNQNGPSSRINNSGNTNANNSIANGNDSSNGNLVNGNGNSGNHNNGNVETGNHGKLVSRIINNSGDRNSKNDITNGDDVVVGNLINGNNNGNSHYSGNTGSGNQHEPAARINNSGNDNANNSVANGNDSNNGNLVNGNGNSENGNSGNIGSGNQRRFASRIINNAGDNNKDNKVANGNDSVGGNLVNGNNNGNSHNSGNTGSGNQHRMISRINNSGNNNADNNVANGDDSSNGNLVNGNNNSANTNTGNIGSENHHHETTEFNDDQDQGSITEEQASGMLESIHKLAEWLRDKISDRNPPESDSSNLLPTEEIVDEDSES from the exons ATGAAGACCTTAATCTGTGTCGCTGCCTTCTTG GTAATTTGCGAAGCTGGTCATCCGAATCTGAGCTTTCTGCGAGCTTTGGTACGAGGCGAGGATGGCGTTTCAAGAACCGACTTCCCGGCGTACGAAGACAAGTGCACGAAGATCCGAGAATGCATAAGTTGTTCCGAAGCGAAGGTGTGTTTGCCGAATGGCGAGCCGATTGGGACGGTGAATTGCTCCGTCTGGAGCCCTTCGACGCCATTCTGCGACCCGGAGAACGGTCTTTGCACCTCTGAGGAGCCCTCGAGCTGCGCGGAGAAACAGAGACCGTTCCCATGTCCGCCCCAGGATGGCACCTATCCGGACCCGGAGGACTGCGGGCGGTTCCACTACTGCGTTGGTGGCAAGGATACGACGATAGTCTGTCCGAAGAAGAACGTCTATGACCACAGTCAAGGGACCTGCAAGCTTCGCCGACGGCTGTCTGACTGCGTGGAATTCAACTGCGTCCACAGAGAGGGCGAGGACATTTTGTATCCCGAGGATGATCGCATCTGGGCGACTTGCGCCGCTGGCAAAGCTTACATCATGGGTCGATGCAAGGAGTATGAACGGTACGACATCGCCCTCAGGAAATGCTCCAGGATCTGCAGGGCTGTTGAGAACCAGCCGATCGAGGGCGAGTGCGGTAGCTACATCAGATGTGCTGAGGTTGGAATTGGGCAGTTGGAACCCGTAAGGTTCCCTTGTCCACCTGGCCAAGGCTTCGATACTGGTAAGAAAGTGTGTAGCCCGAGCGTTTCTTGCTCCGCTTCATCCGGTAGCGAGGAAAGTAATGCTGGTAATGAGGACGGCGAAAAGGATGAGGATGACGAGGTCGATGCTGAGGCTGGTGGTTCGCGGTTACTGTCTTTCCGCATCAACAGTTCTGGCAATTCGAACAGTAATAACAACGTTTCGAACGGAGATGACAGCACGAACGGTAATTTAATCAATGGTAACGGTAACGGGAATAATACGAATTCCGGAAACGTTGGATCAGCCGGTCGGTCTGTTATTGCTTCTCGTATCATCAACAACTCGGGGAGTAATAACACGGACAACAGTATTGAAAATGGTGACGATAGAGTCGGCGGAAATCTCGTGAATGGTAACAACAACGGAAATTCAGTAAACTCGGAAAATGTAGGATCCGGAAACCAGAATAGGATAGCATCTCGAATCATCAACAACTCGGGGAGCAACAATGTTAAGAACAATGTCGAGAACGGTGACGATAAAGTGGCAGGAAACCTCGTGAACGGTAACAACAACGGAAATAAGGAAAGTTCGGGAAACGTCGGAACTGGAAATCAGAATAGAATGGCATCTCGAATTATTAACAACTCGGGGAGCAACAATGTGAAGAACAATGTCGAGAACGGTGACGATAAAGTGGCAGGAAACCTCGTGAACGGTAACAACAACGGAAATAAGGAAAGTTCGGGAAACGTCGGAACTGGAAATCAGAATAGAATGGCATCTCGAATTATTAACAACTCGGGGAGCAACAATGTTAAGAACAATGTTGAGAACGGCGACGATAAAGTGATAGGAAACGTCGTCAATGGTAATAACAATGGGAACAGTGAGGACTCCGGAAACGTTGGATCCGGAAATCAGCACAAGGCTGAACCTCGAATCATCAAAAACTCGGGAAGCAACAACTGGCACAATCAGGTTGAGAATGGGAATGGTAGGGTGACCGGAAATCTCGCGAATGGAAATAACAATGGGAATAACAACAACTCGGGGAATGTTGGTACCGAAAATCGTGACCGCCGATCGGTACTGGTCCGTATTAATAATTCCGGTAACGAGAACAGCGTCAACAACATTGTCAACGGAAACGACGAAAGCAACGGTAACCTCATAAATGGTAACGACAACTCGGGGAATAGTAACGACGGAAATATCAGTTCTAGTAACCAAAATGGTCCGTCTTCTCGGATCAATAATTCGGGGAATACCAACGCGAACAACAGCATTGCGAATGGCAACGATAGTTCTAACGGTAATCTGGTGAACGGAAACGGCAACTCGGGAAATCATAATAATGGGAACGTCGAGACTGGAAACCATGGAAAATTGGTTTCGAGGATAATAAATAACTCGGGAGACAGGAACAGCAAAAATGATATCACAAACGGCGACGATGTCGTCGTGGGCAACCTCATCAACGGCAACAACAATGGGAACAGTCATTATTCGGGGAATACTGGATCCGGTAATCAGCATGAACCCGCCGCTCGCATCAATAATTCCGGAAACGACAACGCGAACAACAGTGTTGCCAACGGGAATGACAGCAACAACGGAAATCTCGTTAACGGAAACGGGAACTCGGAGAACGGAAATTCCGGAAACATTGGGTCTGGAAACCAGAGAAGATTTGCTTCGAGGATAATAAATAACGCGGGGGACAACAACAAGGACAACAAGGTAGCGAACGGCAACGACAGCGTGGGCGGAAACCTCGTCAACGGAAACAACAACGGGAACAGTCATAATTCCGGGAATACTGGATCTGGCAATCAGCACAGAATGATTTCTCGCATCAATAATTCCGGGAACAATAATGCGGACAATAACGTTGCGAACGGTGACGACAGCTCCAATGGAAACCTGGTTAATGGAAACAACAACTCCGCTAATACAAACACCGGAAATATTGGCTCCGAGAACCATCATCACGAGACCACAGAATTCAACGATGATCAAGACCAAGGATCAATTACCGAAGAGCAAGCTTCCGGTATGTTAGAATCGATCCACAAACTGGCGGAATGGTTGAGAGATAAGATCTCTGACCGGAACCCACCGGAAAGCGATTCTTCAAACTTGTTACCAACGGAGGAGATTGTGGATGAAGATTCGGAGTCTTAG